A region from the Saccharomonospora azurea NA-128 genome encodes:
- a CDS encoding ABC transporter permease, whose protein sequence is MSLLRRALSLPQARLGLVLTGVVVVVAVFGPWFGPLLTGHDVGEFTGKPFTDTGVLGTDDLGRDVLSRFLAGGGTLLLYAVLATALGVVLGTALGMIAGYRGGLLDTVIMRGNDVLLSFPQLVFALLAIAMLGPQGWLLVIVIGITHAPRVARVARQATASVVGSDFVRAAEMYAMPRWKVLLREILPNITGPLMVELGLRLTYSIGYVASLSFLGLGIQPPTADWGLMINENRIALVVQPWGVLLPVLAIAVLTVGTNLITDSLASAAARRDREVTS, encoded by the coding sequence ATGAGCCTTCTCCGTCGCGCGCTCTCTCTGCCGCAGGCCAGACTCGGGCTCGTCCTCACCGGCGTGGTCGTCGTGGTGGCCGTATTCGGGCCGTGGTTCGGACCGCTGCTCACCGGCCACGACGTCGGCGAGTTCACGGGCAAGCCGTTCACCGACACCGGTGTGCTCGGCACCGACGACCTCGGCCGCGACGTGCTGAGCCGGTTCCTCGCCGGTGGCGGCACGCTGCTGCTGTACGCGGTGCTGGCCACCGCGCTCGGGGTCGTGCTCGGCACCGCCCTCGGCATGATCGCGGGCTACCGCGGTGGCCTGCTCGACACCGTGATCATGCGCGGCAACGACGTGCTGCTGTCGTTCCCGCAGCTCGTGTTCGCCCTGCTCGCCATCGCCATGCTCGGACCGCAGGGCTGGCTGTTGGTCATCGTCATCGGCATCACGCACGCGCCCCGCGTGGCCCGCGTCGCGCGGCAGGCCACGGCGTCGGTCGTGGGCAGCGACTTCGTCCGTGCCGCGGAGATGTACGCCATGCCCCGGTGGAAGGTGCTGCTGCGGGAGATCCTGCCCAACATCACCGGGCCTCTCATGGTGGAGCTCGGGCTCCGACTGACCTACTCCATCGGGTACGTCGCCTCGCTGTCGTTCCTCGGGCTCGGCATCCAGCCGCCCACGGCCGACTGGGGACTGATGATCAACGAGAACCGCATCGCCCTCGTCGTCCAGCCCTGGGGCGTGCTGCTGCCCGTGCTCGCGATCGCCGTGCTGACCGTGGGCACCAACCTCATCACCGATTCACTGGCGTCCGCGGCCGCGCGCCGCGACAGGGAGGTGACGTCGTGA
- a CDS encoding ABC transporter permease: MTRLILRRLLASVVVLWLVTLLVFVATLLLPGDPARAILGQQATPERIAALHQQLGLDQPVWQRYLDWLGGVLTGDLGTSTATQGSVNELLADRIPASGLLLVVAAVLSTAAGLLLGTWSALRRGRAADHTVSAFSLVVAALPEFVIGVALVVVLSTTVFPILPSVTLARPGEPVWTHPEQLVLPVLTLALVVTPYITRMMRATMSEVLDSGYVEMARLKGLPERVVLTRHALPHAIGPVAQVVALQLAWLAGGVVVVEFLFRYPGIGAALIDAVNNRDVEVVQSITLLIAGVYVLVNLVADVLGIVADPKQRTGVSS; encoded by the coding sequence GTGACTCGATTGATCCTGCGCCGGCTGCTCGCCAGCGTCGTGGTGCTCTGGCTGGTGACACTGCTGGTGTTCGTGGCGACCCTGCTGCTGCCCGGTGATCCGGCCCGCGCCATCCTCGGCCAGCAGGCCACGCCCGAGCGGATCGCCGCCCTGCACCAGCAACTCGGACTCGACCAACCCGTGTGGCAGCGCTACCTCGACTGGCTCGGCGGCGTGCTGACGGGTGATCTGGGCACCTCGACGGCCACCCAGGGCTCGGTCAACGAGCTGCTCGCCGACCGCATCCCCGCCTCGGGCCTCCTGCTCGTCGTGGCCGCCGTGCTGAGCACCGCCGCCGGGTTGCTGCTCGGCACGTGGAGTGCGCTGCGCCGGGGGCGGGCCGCCGACCACACCGTGTCCGCGTTCAGCCTCGTCGTGGCCGCGCTGCCCGAGTTCGTGATCGGTGTCGCCCTCGTCGTGGTGCTCTCCACGACCGTGTTCCCGATCCTGCCGTCGGTGACGCTGGCCCGCCCCGGCGAACCCGTGTGGACGCATCCCGAACAGCTCGTACTGCCCGTGCTCACGCTCGCGCTCGTCGTCACGCCGTACATCACGCGCATGATGCGAGCGACGATGAGTGAGGTCCTCGACAGCGGCTACGTCGAGATGGCCCGGCTCAAGGGACTGCCGGAACGCGTGGTCCTCACCCGGCACGCGCTGCCCCACGCCATCGGCCCCGTGGCCCAGGTCGTCGCGCTCCAGCTCGCATGGCTCGCCGGGGGCGTCGTGGTGGTCGAGTTCCTGTTCCGCTACCCCGGAATCGGCGCGGCCCTGATCGACGCGGTGAACAACCGGGACGTCGAGGTGGTGCAGTCGATCACGCTGCTCATCGCGGGCGTCTACGTGCTCGTCAACCTCGTCGCCGACGTGCTCGGCATCGTCGCCGATCCCAAGCAACGCACGGGAGTGTCCTCATGA
- a CDS encoding ABC transporter substrate-binding protein encodes MFDTSLQRRSFLLGALATAATPLLAACGGASSAATEPTGPPRRGGRLRVGVTGGGASDNLDPNIPATNPDIARVRNLYEPLVYRDHEYELQMLVAESLTSSDDATTWTATVREGVRFCDGRPVTPADVRATFRRIMDPDDPKSGAASLTMLDEVVPTGDRTVEFRLSEPCSVFDDYLAQYSLGIVPEDFSLDRPVGTGPFRVQSFSPGLQSVFVRNEHYWRPGRPYLDELVLINFGEDDARINALLSSQVDAIDQVPMALVDVLRSDERLRILSSETGTWLPFTMRVDRPPFDDVRVRQALRLIVDREQMVNQVLSGQGRIGNDLYAPFDPGYASHLPQRRQDIAKARELLREAGHPALEVELVTAPIQAGAVEAAQVFQQQAKAAGVTVRLRRLDTTTFFGENYLSWDFAQSFWYTRNYLPQVASGALPDAPYNETHWDDAEFRGLVDRARRTLDEEERTDLIHAAQRIEYERGGNIVWGFVNQVDAYQVYVAGLVPDRTGLPLSGYSFGDVWLG; translated from the coding sequence TTGTTTGACACATCCTTACAGAGACGATCATTCCTGCTCGGCGCACTGGCCACCGCGGCGACACCGTTGCTCGCCGCGTGCGGCGGTGCGTCGAGCGCCGCCACCGAGCCCACCGGACCGCCCCGGCGCGGAGGACGACTGCGGGTAGGAGTCACGGGCGGTGGCGCCTCCGACAACCTCGACCCGAACATCCCCGCCACCAACCCCGACATCGCACGGGTGCGCAACCTCTACGAGCCACTGGTGTACCGCGACCACGAGTACGAACTCCAGATGCTGGTCGCCGAGTCGCTCACCTCGTCCGACGACGCGACGACGTGGACCGCGACCGTGCGCGAGGGCGTCCGGTTCTGCGACGGCCGCCCCGTCACCCCGGCCGACGTGCGCGCGACGTTCCGCCGGATCATGGACCCCGACGACCCGAAGAGCGGTGCCGCGAGCCTCACGATGCTCGACGAGGTTGTGCCCACCGGCGACCGCACCGTGGAGTTCCGGCTCTCCGAGCCGTGCAGCGTGTTCGACGACTACCTGGCCCAGTACTCGCTCGGCATCGTGCCCGAGGACTTCTCGCTCGACCGGCCGGTGGGGACGGGACCGTTCCGGGTGCAGTCGTTCTCCCCAGGACTGCAGAGCGTGTTCGTGCGCAACGAGCACTACTGGCGCCCGGGCAGGCCGTACCTCGACGAACTCGTCCTCATCAACTTCGGGGAGGACGACGCCCGCATCAACGCGCTGCTGTCGTCGCAGGTGGACGCCATCGACCAGGTGCCGATGGCGTTGGTGGACGTCCTGCGCAGCGACGAGCGCCTGCGGATCCTCAGCTCCGAGACGGGCACCTGGCTCCCGTTCACCATGCGGGTGGACCGCCCTCCGTTCGACGACGTGCGGGTGCGTCAGGCACTGCGACTGATCGTCGACCGCGAACAGATGGTCAACCAGGTCCTCAGTGGTCAGGGCCGCATCGGCAACGACCTGTACGCGCCGTTCGACCCCGGCTACGCCTCCCACCTGCCACAACGGCGGCAGGACATCGCGAAGGCACGGGAACTGCTGCGCGAGGCCGGACATCCGGCGCTGGAGGTCGAACTGGTGACCGCGCCGATCCAGGCCGGAGCGGTGGAAGCCGCGCAGGTCTTCCAGCAACAGGCCAAGGCCGCCGGGGTCACCGTCCGATTGCGACGGTTGGACACGACGACCTTCTTCGGGGAGAACTACCTGAGCTGGGACTTCGCCCAGTCGTTCTGGTACACCCGCAACTACCTGCCCCAGGTGGCCTCCGGCGCGCTGCCCGACGCTCCGTACAACGAGACCCACTGGGACGACGCCGAGTTCCGCGGCCTCGTCGACCGGGCTCGCCGCACGCTCGACGAGGAGGAACGCACGGACCTGATCCACGCGGCGCAGCGCATCGAGTACGAACGCGGCGGCAACATCGTGTGGGGGTTCGTCAACCAGGTCGACGCCTACCAGGTGTACGTCGCGGGACTCGTCCCCGACCGCACGGGCCTGCCGCTGTCCGGTTACTCGTTCGGCGACGTCTGGCTCGGCTGA
- a CDS encoding thioesterase family protein, which translates to MSEPSAPLIYRDTVRDEWIDYNGHLSEPFYVMVFGFATDHLMEVVGMDERYRTETGCSLYTVEAHVRYLREVAARSELTVTTQVVSVDGKKLRFCHEMTVGDTLVATEELLALHVAHARAAPFPDDVAARLRRYQRPVPDYAGRGIS; encoded by the coding sequence ATGAGTGAGCCGAGTGCGCCACTCATCTACCGCGACACCGTCCGTGACGAGTGGATCGACTACAACGGCCACCTCAGCGAGCCCTTCTACGTCATGGTGTTCGGCTTCGCCACCGACCACCTGATGGAGGTGGTCGGCATGGACGAGCGCTACCGCACCGAGACGGGTTGTTCCCTCTACACGGTCGAGGCGCACGTGCGGTACCTCCGTGAGGTCGCCGCACGCAGCGAGCTGACCGTGACCACCCAGGTCGTCTCCGTGGATGGCAAGAAACTGCGGTTCTGTCACGAGATGACCGTCGGCGACACGCTCGTCGCCACCGAGGAGCTGCTCGCTCTGCACGTCGCACACGCCCGCGCCGCGCCGTTCCCGGACGACGTGGCAGCGCGGCTGCGGCGCTACCAGCGACCCGTTCCCGACTATGCGGGGCGTGGCATTTCCTGA
- a CDS encoding 3-hydroxyacyl-CoA dehydrogenase NAD-binding domain-containing protein: MTSAATWSPQEVETVACVGAGVIGGGWAAHFLARGYTVRAWDPGDGAAERLSRLVEAAWPALTELGLADGASPDNLTVVPTLAEAVDGAGFVQESAPEALDLKRRLLADIDAVTAPGVVIASSTSGFAMTDMQVDAATPERLVVGHPFNPPYLIPLVEVVGGERTERWAVDWASDFYRHVGKSVITMDRELPGFIANRLQEALWREALHMVANGEATPEQIDTAITDGPGLRWPVQGPCLTFHLAGGEGGMAHMLDHFGPALKEPWTRLDAPELTSRLRDDMVAGCESEADGRTFLDLVSERDRGVIAVQRALRALKDGGDE; this comes from the coding sequence GTGACGAGCGCCGCGACGTGGTCGCCCCAGGAGGTCGAGACGGTCGCGTGCGTCGGTGCCGGGGTCATCGGCGGCGGCTGGGCTGCGCATTTCCTCGCCCGCGGCTACACCGTCCGCGCGTGGGATCCGGGTGACGGCGCCGCCGAGCGGCTGTCCCGGCTGGTGGAGGCGGCGTGGCCCGCGCTGACCGAGCTGGGGCTGGCCGACGGCGCCTCGCCGGACAACCTCACCGTGGTCCCGACTCTCGCCGAGGCGGTCGACGGAGCCGGCTTCGTGCAGGAGAGCGCCCCGGAAGCCCTCGACCTGAAGCGGCGGCTGCTCGCCGACATCGACGCCGTCACCGCGCCGGGCGTGGTGATCGCGTCGTCGACCTCGGGGTTCGCCATGACCGACATGCAGGTCGACGCGGCGACGCCGGAACGGCTCGTCGTGGGGCATCCGTTCAACCCGCCGTACCTCATCCCGCTGGTGGAGGTCGTCGGTGGTGAGCGCACCGAGCGCTGGGCCGTCGACTGGGCGAGCGACTTCTACCGCCACGTCGGCAAGTCGGTCATCACCATGGACCGCGAGCTGCCCGGGTTCATCGCCAACCGGCTCCAGGAGGCGCTCTGGCGGGAGGCGTTGCACATGGTGGCGAACGGCGAGGCGACGCCCGAGCAGATCGACACCGCGATCACCGACGGCCCGGGCCTGCGCTGGCCGGTCCAGGGCCCCTGCCTGACGTTCCACCTCGCCGGTGGCGAGGGCGGTATGGCGCACATGCTCGACCACTTCGGACCGGCGTTGAAGGAACCGTGGACCCGGTTGGACGCACCGGAGCTGACGTCGCGGTTGCGCGACGACATGGTGGCCGGTTGTGAGTCCGAAGCGGACGGACGGACGTTCCTCGACCTGGTGTCCGAACGCGACCGCGGCGTGATCGCTGTGCAACGCGCGCTGCGGGCGTTGAAGGACGGCGGCGATGAGTGA
- a CDS encoding BKACE family enzyme: MNDEVIITCALTGAGDTVGKSEHVPVTPEQIADSAIEAANAGAAVVHIHVRDVETGQGSRDVALYREVVRRVRESGVDVVVNLTAGMGGDLVLDDEDPLKPVDGTDLVNARDRLPHVEELLPDICTLDCGSLNFGEGHQLYVSTPDMLRVGARRVQELGVKPELEIFDTGNLWFATKLVEEGLIDAPPLFQLCMGIPYGAPPNPQLLQVMVDMLPAGAQWASFAIGRNQLPWVAESVLRGGHVRVGLEDNLYLSKGVKATNGQLVERAVRIVEDLGATVASPDTARRILGLKGAA, encoded by the coding sequence ATGAACGACGAAGTGATCATCACCTGCGCGTTGACCGGCGCCGGTGACACGGTAGGCAAGAGCGAACACGTGCCCGTGACCCCGGAACAGATCGCGGACTCCGCGATCGAGGCCGCCAACGCCGGTGCGGCCGTGGTGCACATCCACGTGCGCGACGTCGAGACGGGACAGGGCTCCCGCGACGTCGCCCTGTACCGCGAGGTGGTGCGTCGCGTCCGCGAGTCCGGAGTGGACGTCGTCGTCAACCTCACCGCGGGGATGGGCGGCGACCTCGTACTCGACGACGAGGACCCGCTCAAGCCCGTCGACGGCACCGACCTCGTGAACGCCCGGGACCGACTTCCGCACGTCGAGGAGCTGCTCCCCGACATCTGCACGCTCGACTGCGGCTCGCTCAACTTCGGCGAGGGCCACCAGCTCTACGTGTCGACTCCGGACATGCTGCGGGTCGGCGCGCGGCGCGTCCAGGAGCTCGGCGTGAAGCCGGAACTGGAGATCTTCGACACCGGCAACCTCTGGTTCGCCACCAAGCTCGTCGAAGAAGGACTGATCGACGCGCCGCCGCTGTTCCAGCTCTGCATGGGCATCCCCTACGGCGCTCCCCCGAACCCGCAGCTGCTCCAGGTGATGGTCGACATGCTGCCCGCCGGGGCGCAGTGGGCCTCGTTCGCGATCGGACGGAACCAGCTGCCGTGGGTGGCCGAGTCCGTGTTGCGCGGCGGCCACGTGCGGGTGGGTCTGGAGGACAACCTCTACCTGTCGAAGGGCGTCAAGGCGACCAACGGGCAGCTGGTGGAGCGTGCGGTGCGCATCGTGGAGGACCTCGGCGCGACGGTCGCGAGCCCCGACACGGCCCGGCGCATCCTCGGCCTGAAGGGAGCAGCGTGA
- a CDS encoding TetR/AcrR family transcriptional regulator has translation MSESDELRRRVRSLLHARPGAQREFAAAIGMDESKLSKSLGGTRRFSPHELVRIAEYSGVTVNWLLNGRDDATTVTAVPAPTARSRSAPVEGPQSEARRRILETAWRLIARRGYHQVRISDIARELGTSNAAIHYYFPSKNDVLLEALRRNVKLAFDRQVAELHAIADARERLVRLVELQLPTPGVLHDEWSVWLQVWTESTLNPAVRELYNDAYDRWYQTISMTIRTGQRQGVFRKQDADELATRLSALIDGLGIQVLTGKRGCSVDHMRAHLHDFIERTIVEGRP, from the coding sequence GTGAGTGAGAGCGACGAACTACGCCGACGGGTCCGAAGTCTCCTTCACGCACGTCCGGGCGCACAACGGGAGTTCGCCGCCGCCATCGGCATGGACGAGTCCAAACTGTCCAAATCGCTGGGTGGCACCCGCCGGTTCTCGCCGCACGAACTCGTTCGCATCGCCGAGTACTCGGGCGTGACGGTGAACTGGCTGCTCAACGGCCGGGACGACGCCACGACCGTCACCGCCGTTCCGGCTCCGACGGCGCGATCACGCAGCGCGCCCGTGGAAGGACCGCAGTCGGAGGCACGTCGGCGCATCCTGGAGACCGCGTGGCGCCTCATCGCGCGCCGCGGCTATCACCAGGTACGCATCTCCGACATCGCGCGTGAACTCGGCACGAGCAACGCGGCCATCCACTACTACTTCCCGAGCAAGAACGACGTCCTGCTGGAGGCACTGAGGCGCAACGTCAAGCTGGCGTTCGACCGGCAGGTCGCCGAACTGCACGCCATCGCCGACGCCCGGGAACGGCTCGTGCGGCTCGTCGAGCTCCAGCTCCCGACTCCCGGAGTGCTGCACGACGAGTGGTCGGTGTGGCTGCAGGTGTGGACGGAGAGCACGCTCAACCCCGCGGTCCGGGAGCTGTACAACGACGCCTACGACCGCTGGTACCAGACCATCTCGATGACCATCCGAACCGGACAGAGACAGGGAGTGTTCCGCAAGCAGGACGCCGACGAGCTCGCCACCAGACTGAGTGCACTCATCGACGGACTCGGCATCCAGGTGCTGACCGGGAAACGAGGCTGCTCGGTGGACCACATGCGAGCGCATCTCCACGACTTCATCGAACGCACCATCGTCGAAGGGCGACCATGA